A region of the Azospirillum sp. B510 genome:
GTTCCAGTCCTGGGCCAGCCCGTTCAGGAACTTCAGCAGGGCGCCCGGCCGTTCGGGGAACTGGAAGCGGTAGAGCCGCTCGTCCTTCAGGCCGCGGACCCGGCCGCCGACCATGTAGCGCACATGGAGCTTGGCCATCTCGTTGTCGCTCATGTCGAGCACCGGACAGTTCAGACCTTGCAGCAGCTCGATGATCTGGCGCTTTTCGGCGTCGCCCTCGGTCAACTGCACGCCGACGAAGATCTGCGCCTCGCGCTCGTCGGCGTAGCGGTAATTGAATTCGGTGATCGACCGCTTGCCGAGCGCCTGGATGAACTGGCGGTAGGCGCCGGGCCGTTCCGGGATGGTGACGGCGAGCAGCGCCTCGCGCCGTTCGCCGATCTCCGCCCGTTCGGCGATGTGACGCAGCCGGTCGAAATTCATGTTGGCGCCGCTGCCGATGGCGACCAGCCCCTTGCCCTGCAACCGCTCGCGCCCGGCGTATTTCTTCAGCCCGGCCAGACCGACCGCGCCCGACGGTTCGGTGATGGCGCGGGTGTCCTCGAAGATGTCCTTGACGGCGGCGCAGATCTCGTCGGTGTTGACGGTGATGACCTCGTCCAGCAGCTCGCGGCACAGCCGGAAAGTCTCGGTTCCGACCTGACGGACGGCGACGCCATCGGCGAACAGCCCGACCTGATCGAGCTGGACGCGGTCCCCGGCGGCGATGGCCTTGGCCATGCTGGCGGCATCGTCCGGCTCGACCCCGATCACCTTGACGTCGGGGCGCAGGAACTTGACATAGGCGGCGATGCCGGCGGCCAGCCCGCCGCCGCCGATCTGCACGAAGATGGCGTCGAGCGGCTGCGGATGCTGGCGCAGGATCTCCATGCCGACGGTGCCCTGGCCGGCGATCACGTCGGGATCGTCATAGGGATGGATGAAGGTCAGCCCCTTCTCCGCCTCGATCTGGCGGGCATGGAGATAGGCGTCGTCGAACAGGTCGCCATGCAGCACGACCCGGCCGCCGCGGCTCTTGACCGCCTGGACCTTGATGGCCGGCGTGGTGCGCGGCATCACGATCACCGCCTTGATACCCAGCTTCTGCGCCGCCAGCGCCACGCCCTGGGCATGGTTGCCGGCCGAGGCGCAGACCACCCCGCGCTCCCGCTGCTCCGGGGCCAGGCCGACCATCTTGTTGTAGGCGCCGCGCAGCTTGAAGGAGAAGACGGGCTGGAGATCCTCGCGTTTCAGCAGGGCCTTGTTGTTCAGGCGCTGGGACAGCCGCGGCATCGGATCGAGCGGACTCTCGATCGCGACGTCATAGACACGCGCGGTGAGGATCTTGCGGACATACTCGTGCATCGACTTCGGGCCTTCTGCGACAGGGGGCGGCAGCATATCAGAGCCGGCGGTTTATGACTCCTGAACCGCGCGGAAGGCGAGAGGAACCGCGACGCGCATCACCTCGATGAAGCGGCGCAGGCGGGCGGGCTGGTGGCGGGCCGGCGGATAGACCAGATGGACCGGCAGGGCGGCGGCCCGCCAGTCCGGCGCCAGATGGACGAGACGCCCCGCCGCCAGATCCTCCACCAGCGCCCATTGCGAACCGATGGCGGCCCCCAGCCCGAGCAGCGCCGCGTTGCGGATCGCCTGCAACCCGTCGGTGGACAGGCGCGGCCGGATCGCGAAGCTGGCGGTCTCACCGGTCGTGGCATGGGTCAGCATCACCTCGTCGCGGTAGAAGGTGCGCAACGCCAGCCAGGGCAGCTCCGCCAGCTCATCGGGGTGCCGGGGCGGTGGCCGTCCATCGAGCATGAGGGGAGAGGCGACGGCGATTCGCGGCACCTCCGCCACCCGCAAGGCGACGACCGAGGGATCGGCGACCTCGCCGACACGGATGGCGCAGTCGATGCCCTCGGCGATGAAGTCCGGCATGCGGTCGTGCAGAAGCCATTCCACCGTCATGCCCGGATAGCGGCGCAGATAATCGACCACTGGTCCGATCAACTGCTGCTGTCCGAAGGCGTGCGGCGCCACCACCCGCAGATGACCGGACGGCTGGTCGTCGGCCCCGCGGACGTCGCTTTCCAGGATTTGCCAGCCGGCGAGCAGATCCTTGGCCCGCTCGTAACAGCGGGTCCCGTCCTCCGTCAGGCTCATCCGGTGGGTGGAGCGCTGGAGCAACCGCACGCCCAGCATCCGCTCCAGCAATTGCAAGCGGCGGCTGACCGTCGGCTGGGTGCTGCCCAGCAACGCCGCCGCCGCCGACAGGCTGCCGGACTCGACGATGCGGACGAAGGTCTCCAGCAGGGCGATGCGGTCGCTGCCGGCGGCTGTCAGGTCAAGTTTCATACGCTCAGCGTATAACAAATCTACCGCCGTTCCGGCTACCGTCTCGTGAGGCACGCCGCCATACTCGCGCTCAACAACGTCATGGATGTCCCTGCGGGGACTGAACAGAGGGTCGGACGATGTCATCCATTCAAGAAGCGCATGAAGGTCCGGTGGTCCTGGCGCCCGCCCGCGAGAGCGGGATAAGCCGGCCTTTGGTCTTCCTGCTGGCCACCGGCGCCGGTCTGGCGGCGGCGGCGCTCTATTACAGCCAGCCGATGCTGGGGGTGCTCGGCGCCGAGATCGGTGCCGCGGACCGGACCGTCGGCTGGGTGCCGACGCTGACGCAGCTGGGATACGCCTTCGGGCTGCTTCTGCTGGCGCCGCTGGGCGACCGCTTCGACCGCCGCCGCATCATCCTGGCGAAGGTGGCTGTGCTGGCCGCCGCCCTGCTGGGGGCGGGCATCGCCCCCTCCATCGGCGGGCTGCTGGCGGCCAGTCTGGTGATCGGCCTGTCGGCGACGCTGGCCCAGGACATCGTTCCCGCCGCCGCGACGCTGGCTCCGGCGGAGCATCGCGGCCGGGTGGTCGGCACGGTGATGACCGGCCTGCTGCTGGGAATCCTGCTGTCGCGGGTGGTCAGCGGCGCCATCGCCGAGCAGTTCGGCTGGCGGGCGGTCTTCATCGCCGCCGCCGGCAGCATCGCCCTGCTGGGGGCGGCGCTGTGGCGCGGGCTGCCGCGCTTCGCGCCGACGACCGACCTCGGCTATGGCCAATTGCTGGGATCGCTGGTCACCCTGTTCGCCCGTCATCCGGGTCTGCGCCGGGCGGCGGTGGCGCAGGGACTGCTGTCGCTGGGCTTCAGCGCCTTCTGGTCGACGCTGGCGGTGATGCTGCACGCCAACTTCCAACTGGGTGCCGCGGCGGCGGGCGCCTTCGGGCTGGCCGGTGCCGCCGGTGCGCTGGCGGCACCTCTGGCCGGGGGCATCGCCGACCGCCATGGGCCGGCGCTGGTGACCCGGCTGGGCGCCGGTCTGGCCGCGCTGTCCTTCGCCGCCATGGCCCTGTCGCCGCTGTTGCCCGAGGGTGGCCGCCTGTGGCTGCTGGTGGCGAGCGCCATCGGCTTCGACCTCGGCGTCCAGGCCTCGCTGATCGCCCATCAGACCATCATCTACGCCATCGATCCGCCCGCCCGCAGCCGCCTGAACGCGGTGCTGATGGTCGGCATGTTCATCGGCATGTCGGCCGGCGCGACGCTGGGCAGCCAGGCCCTGGCCGCCTGGGGCTGGAACGGCGTGGTCGCCGTCGCCACCGCCGCCTCGGCCGCCGCCCTGCTCCTGCGGCTCCGCACCCGGATCGACCGTTAAGCGCCGTTCCGTCCTTCACCCGAAAGCCCCCGGCCTTATGCGACATCGCATAGGGTCGGGGGCTTTCGTCTTGTCCGGCATCCTGAACATCCCGGCATTGGAGCAATCATATAGTTCTATATAGAACTTGTTGACCGCGGCACCGATATGCGACAGGATGGCTGTGGGAGGAAACGATGCCACAGCGTGATTCTGCCTCTGCCCAACCGTCCGACCGGCGGTTGCCGGCCTATCTGCAACTGCGCGATGCGCTGGCCGCCCGCGTGGCGCATGGCGAATGGGGGCCCGACTCCGCGCTGCCGTCGGAAAACCAGTTGACGGCCGAAACCGGCCTGTCGGTCGGCACCGTCCGCAAGGCGATCCAGACCCTGGTCGACGAGGGGCTGCTCGAACGGCGCCAGGGATCGGGAACCTATTTGCGCAAGCGGGCCTTCAACGCCTCGCTGTTCCGTTTCTTCGCGGTCCAGTCCGCCGACGGCGCGGCGACGATCCCGCCCAGCCGCATCATCGCCCGCGCCATGGCGGCGGCACCGCCGGCCGTCGCCGTCATTCTCGGCACGGCCGATTGCATCCGTCTCGACCGTCTGCGCGGCCAGTCCGGCGCCCTGCTGCTGTCGGAGGAGATCTGGCTGCCGCGCGCCCGGTTCGAGGGCATCGACGGGCTGGACGATTCCCAGTTCGGCCCGCTGCTCTATCCGCTCTATTTCGAACGCTTCGGCGTCTTCATCGCCAGCGCCGTCGATGACGTGAGCTTCGCCCCGGCCTCCCCGGACATCGCGGCACGGCTTGGACTGGCGGCGGGGGCGCCGACCGCCGTGATCGAGCGCACCGCCTATACCGTGGACGGCGGCGCGGTCGAATGGCGCATCGCCCAAGGCCCGGCCGACCGTTTCCGTTACCGCAGCCGCCTGGGCTGACCCGCGGCGCCGGAGCGGTTCTCCCGGCGTCCTCCTTCCTCCTGTCCTGTCTTCTCCCGCCCCGTGACCGCAAGGCTGCGGAGGCCGCTCCCTCCTTGCCTGCCGTCTGCATGGACCGACGAATGACCGCACAGACCCCCATCCGGGGCATCGACACGCATGCCCACATCTTCCGCCCGGATCTGCCGATGGCCGCCGGCCGGCGCTACAGCCCGGCCTACGCGGCGGAGCTGTCCAACTGGTTCGCCTTGCAGGACGGCGCCGGCATCAGCCACGGCGTGCTGATCCAGCCCAGCTTCCTCGGCACCGACAACGGCTTCATCGAGGCGGCGCTCGGCGCCTTTCCCGAGCGGCTGCGCGCGATCGCCGTCGTCGATCCCGCCGTCGCGGAGGCGGAGCTGGACCGGCTCGGCGCCCTCGGTTTCGTCGGGGTCCGGCTGAATCTCGTCGGCCGCGCGCTGGAGGATTACACGGCGCCCCCTTGGCGGGACTTCCTCCGCCGCCTCGCCGCCCGCCGCTGGCAGGTCGAGATCCAGCGCCGCTTCGACGATCTCGCCGCCTTCGTCCCCGCCATCGCCGCTTCCGGCGTGACCGTGGTGATCGATCATTTCGGCCTGCCCCAGGGCGGCATCGATCCGGCCAACCCCGGCCATGCCGCCTTCCTCGACGTGCTGCGGCGGACGCCGGCCGTCTGGGTCAAGCTGTCCGCCCCCTATCGCGCCGGCCTGACGCCGGACCTGGCGGCCCGCAGCCTCGATCTGCTGCGCGAGGCCTGCGGCGGCTCCCATCGCTTCGTCTGGGGCAGCGACTGGCCCCATACCCAGCACGAGGCGGAGACCGGCTATGACGCCCAGATGGCCCGGCTCCAGGCGCTGATCCCCGACCGGGCGGAGCGGACCCGGATCCTGACCGGGAATCCGGCGGCGCTTTTCCAATTTTCCTGAATTTCCAATCGGGCCCGATCCTTCAACGGGCCCGAAAATCCACCAAGGGAGCCCCCCCGTGAGCCTTGTCGTCGTGTTGGCGATCGCCCTGGCCGTCTATCTCGGCTATGTGACCAAGATCAACATCGGCCTGTTCGCCATCGCCTTCGCCTATCTTATCGGCTGTTTCGGGCTGGGGATGAAGCCGGGCGCCGTGGTCGATCTGTGGCCCCTGAAGATCTTCTTCGTCATCTTCTCGGTCTGCCTGTTCTACAGCTTCGCCCTTGTCAACGGCACGCTGGAGAAGCTGGCCGAGCACATGCTCTACCGCTGCCGCGGCATCCCCTGGGTGCTGCCCTATGCCATCCTGGTCACGGCGACGCTGATCGCCGCGATGGGGGCCGGCTATTACACCGTCCTGGCCTTCATGGCGCCGCTCACGCTGATCCTGTGCCGGCGGACCGGGCTGGACATGGTGCTGGGGGCGATGGGCGCCAATTACGGCGCGCTGGCCGGCGCGAATTTTATGTCGAGCCAGAGCGGCATCATCTTCCGTGGGCTGATGACGGCGAACGGCACCAGTGAGGCCGACGCCTTCCTCTACAGCGCGGTCATCTTCGCCGCGACGCTGATCATCCCGTTCCTCGTCATCACCGTGATGCTCTTCCTGTTCGGCGATCACCGTTCCCTGAACACGGCGATGGCCGACAGCGCGCGGCCGGAGCCGCTCGACGGCCGGCAGCGCAAGACGCTGGCGCTCACGCTGGCGATGATGGCGCTGGTGCTGCTCGGCCCGGTGCTGCAACTGGCGCTGCCGGCGAACGCCACCATCGCCGCCCTGAATTCCAAGATCGACATCGGGCTGATCGCCGGGACCTTTTCCGTCATCGCCCTGCTGCTGAAGCTCGGCGACGAGCGCAAGGCCATCGCCTCGGTGCCGTGGTCGACGCTGATCATGATCTGCGGCATGGGCATGCTGATCTCGGTGGCGATCAAGGCGGGGACCATCGCGGTGCTGGCGGCGTGGCTCGGCGGCAGCATCCCGGCCTGGCTGCTGCCCGTGGTGTTCGGCGTGGTCGCCGCCATCATGTCGCTGTTCTCCAGCACGCTGGGCGTGGTGACGCCGACGCTGTTCCCGCTGGTGCCGGCGCTGGCGGCCAGCCTGTCGGTCAGCCCGGTGCTGCTGTTCACGGCGATCGTCGTCGGCTCGCAGGCGACCTCGATCTCGCCCTTCTCGTCCGGCGGCAGCCTGGTCCTCGGCTCCGCCCCGGACGAGGAGACCCGCGGCGGGCTGTTCACCCGGCTGCTGTTCCGCGCCGCCCCCGTCGGCGTCGTCGCGGCGGTGCTGATGAACATCGTGCTGACCTTCGTGCTTTGAGTGACCGTCCCCGAAGGGCGCGCGGATGCCGCGCCCTTCCCCCGTCTTTCGGCTGGCATTTCCGGCGGCGATCGGAGAGCTTCTTCGCCTCCGGCCGGCGGGGCCGGGGAGCTTGCGCGGGGGGAGTGTCATGGACAGCGCCGTTGAAACCTATCTGCGCCGGATGGCGGAAATCCGCGGAACCGGGGCGGCGGCGGGCGAGACCTCCTATTACGGCGCGCTTGAAACCCTGCTCAACGAGATCGGCAGGACGCTGAAGCCCAGGGTCATGTGCAACGGGCAGATCCGCAACCAGGGCGCCGGGCATCCCGATTTCGGCCTGTACACGCAGGACCAGTGCGCCAAGGGCGAACCGAAGAAGGGCCAGGGCGAGACGCCGGAACGCGGCGTCATCGAGGTGAAGGCGGCCAGCGACGACAGCTGGCAGACCGCCGACGGCGATCAGGTGTCGAAATACTGGAAGCGCTACGGCCTCGTCCTCGTCACCAACTACCGGCAGTTCATCATCCTGGGCACCGGCGACCGCGGCCAGCCGGCGAAGCTGGAGAGCTTTTCCCTGTTCGACACCGAGGTCGCGTTCTGGGAGGCGACGCGCAAGCCGAGAATGGTCGGCCCGGAGCAACGGACCCGCTTCGTCGAGTTCCTGCGCCGCGCGCTGCTGCTCAAGGCGCCGATCACCACCGCCCGCGATCTGGCGTGGCTGCTGGCGTCCTACGCGCGCGAAGCCCTGGCGCGGGTCGAGGCGGCGGAGCTGCCCGCGCTCGCCATCCTGCAAACGGCGCTCGAACAGGCGTTGGGGATGAGGTTCGAGGGAGCGAAGGGCCATCACTTCTTCCGCTCCACCCTGGTCCAGACCCTGTTCTACGGCGTGTTCTCCGCCTGGGTGATGTGGTCGCGCCAGCAGCCGCCGGGAAGCAAGGCGCTGTTCGACTGGAAGAGTGCCGGCTGGTCGCTGCATGTGCCGATGGTGCGCAACCTGTATGACCAGGTGGCGCAGCCGAGCCGGCTCGGGCCGCTCGGCCTGACCGAGGTGCTGAACTGGACCGGCGACGCGCTGGCCCGCGTCGACCGTCCGGCCTTCTTCTCCGCCTTCGATGCCGGGCAGGCGGTGCAGTATTTCTACGAGCCGTTCCTTGCCGCCTTCGACCCGGAACTGCGCAAGGATCTCGGCGTCTGGTACACGCCGCCGGAGGTCGTCACCTATATGGTCGAGCGGGTCGACCGGGTGCTGCGCGGCGAACTCGGCGTCAAGGCCGGGCTGGCGGATCCCAGGGTCCATGTGCTTGATCCGTGCTGCGGCACCGGGTCCTTCGTGATCGCGGTGCTCGACAAGATCAGGCGCAACCTCGCCGAGGGCGGGGCCGGGGCGCTGACGGCCTTGCGGCTGAAGGAGGCGGCGACCGAGCGGGTGTTCGGATTCGAGATCATGCCGGCGCCCTTCGTCATCGCCCATTGGCAGATCGGCTTCTTCCTGGCGGCGCTCGGCGTGCCGCTGGACGGCGCCACGGGGGAGCGTGCCGCCGTCTATCTCACCAACGCGCTGACCGGCTGGGAACCGCCGGCCGAGCCGAAGACCCGCCTGCTGTTCCCGGAGCTGGAGGCGGAACGCGACGCCGCCGACCATGTGAAGCGGGAGGTGCCGATCCTGGTCATTCTCGGCAACCCGCCCTACAACGCCTTCGCCGGCACCAGCCCGCCGGGCGAGGATGGGCTGGTCGCCCCCTACAAGGAGGGGCTGGCCAAGGTCTGGGGCATCCGCAAATTCAACCTCGACGACCTTTATGTGCGCTTCCTGCGGCTGGCCGAACGCCAGATCGGCGAGCGGGCGGACGAGGGCGTCGTCTGCTACATCACCAACCATTCCTATATCGGCGATCCGTCCTATGTCGTCGCCCGCCAGCGGCTGCTGACCGGTTTCGACCGCATCTGGATCGACGGGCTGAACGGCGACAGCCGGGAAACCGGAAAGCTGACGCCGGACGGCAAGCCCGACCCGTCGGTCTTCTCGACCGAGTTCAACCGCGAGGGCATCCGCGCCGGCACGGCGGTCGGCCTGTTCGTCCGCACCGCCCGGCACGACCCGCCCAAAATCCTCTACCGCGATTTCTGGGGAACGGCGAAGCGGGAGGAATTGGCGGCCAGCCTGGACAGCACGGCCTTCGATGCGGCCTACGGCGTCGCGGTTCCGGAGCCGGGCAACCGCTTCTCGTTCCGTCCGGTCAGCGGCGGCGCCGACAGAGAGAACTGGGCGTCGCTTGTCGAGTTCGGCTCAATCCAGCCTTTGAATGGTCTGATGGAAAAGCGTGGCGGCGCGCTGATCGATATCGATCAGGCGAAGCTGTCCGCGAGGATGAGGGCCTACTTCGACCCCGGCCATGATTTCGACACCCTTCTGTCTGGCGGCCACCCGCTTTGCGTCGACGCGGCGCGGTTCGAGGCCCGAACCGCCAGACCGAAGATCCTGGCCGCCGAGACATACGATCCTGCGAATGTCGTCCGCTATATGATCCGCCCATTTGATGACAGGTTTGCCTATTACTGCAAAACCCGCCCCCTCTGGAACGAGCCAAGGCCGAAGTTATGGGATCAGTTTAATAAGAAGAATGCCTTCATCGTCTCCCGTCCAGCCCGTGTCGCCGAGCCGGAGGGCATTCCCATAGTTTATACGTCTTGCCTCGGCGACAATGACGCGCTGAGGGGGCATGCCTATTACATGCCCATCCATATCGTCTCGAAAAGTGATGGGTTCCTGCCCGAGGAATTGAAGGCGAACCTGTCGGAGAGGATGAAGGACTATCTGGTAAAGATCGGCTTCCCGGCCTCTGAAATCGAGAGCGTGGCTGGCCCGCTTCCGTGGATGCATGCGCTTGCGGTTGTGGCCGCGCCGAAATATCTGGAGGAGAATCAGGGGGAACTGCAAGGAAATTGGCCGCGTGTGCCGCTGCCCTCGACCAGGGCGGGGCTGGAGGCGTCGGCGGCGCTGGGCGCGCGGCTCGCGGCCCTGCTCGACACCGAAACAGCGGTGGACGGCGTGGACGCCTTCCCCCTCGATCCGCTCTATCTCCCCTTCGGCGTGATCAGCCGGGCCGGGGGCGGGGTGCTCAGGGCGGCCGATCTCGCCGTGACCGCCGGCTGGGGGCGCGCGGACACCAACGGCGTCATGCCGGGCCGGGGCAGGTTGACGGCCCGCGCCGCCTATGATCCCGCCACCGAGGCGGCGATCCGCAAGGCGCTGGCGAACGCCGCGTTGCCGGCCACCCTGCTGGACCGGCTCGGCCCGCCGGTCGATGTGCATCTGAACGAGGCGGCCTATTGGGCCGATGTTCCGACCGCCGTCTGGGACTACCGGATCGGCGGCTATCAGGTGATCAAGAAATGGCTGTCCTACCGGGAGCGGTCGGTGCTGGGCCGCGACCTGACCATGGACGAGCTGGAGTATGTCACCGCCATGGTCCGCCGCCTCACCGCCATCATCCTGATGGAGCCGGCCCTCGACGCCAATTACCGCAAGGCCGGCAGCGACGCCTTCGCCTGGACGGCGGCGTCCTGAACGCCGCCGGACCGCTCCGCTGACACCGGCGACCACCGCTTACCCGAGCAGCGCCGTCACCTCCGCCAGCGTCGGCGCCGAATCGGCCGCCCCGGCGCGGGTGGTGGCGAGCGCGCCGCAGGCGGAGGCGAAGCGTACGGCGGCGGCCAGATCGTCGCCGCGCGCCAGGGCGAAGGCCAGACCGCCGTTGAAGCAGTCGCCCGCCGCCACCGTGTCGATCGGGTTCACCGGGAAGGGCGGCAGATAGCCCTGCTGGCCCGGCCCCCGGTAATAGAGGCCCTTGCCCCCCATCTTGACGATGGCGATCGACAGGCCGCACCCGATCAGCCGGTCGGCGGCGGCGGCGGCCTCCTCCGGGCTGGTCGGCCGCAGCCCGACCAGGGATTCGGTCTCGGTCTCGTTGGGGGTCATGGCGTCGACCGCCTGGAAGACCTCCGCCGCCAGCCCGCCGCGCGGCGCCGGGGCGGGGTCGAGGATGACGCGCCCGCCACCGGCCCGCACCGCCGCCGCCGCCGCCAGACCGGCGGCGAGCGGGGTCTCCAGCTGAAGCAGCAGGATGGCGGAGGACGCGAACAGCGGGGCGGCCCGCGCGGCATCCTCGGCGCTCACCGCCATGTTGGCGCCGCCGACGACGGTGATGCAGTTCTCGCCCGAGGCTTCGACGCCGATCACCGCGATGCCGGTGGGATGGTCCGGATCCGCCGACAGATGGCTGGTCCGCACGCCGAAGCCGGCCAGCCGGCCGCGCGCCATCTCGCCGAAGGCGTCGTCGCCGGTGCGGCCGACCATCTCGACCTGACCGCCCAGACGGGCGGCGGCGGCGGCCTGGTTGGCGCCCTTGCCGCCCAGCCCCATGGCGTAGCCGCCGCCATGCACGGTCTCGCCCGGACGGGGCAGCCGGTCGGAATAGGCGCAGACGTCGATGTTGACGCTGCCGAAGACGGTGATGGGGCGGCCGATGAAGGAAGGGGTCTTGGTCATGAAAGCCTCTCGCGGGGCCGCCCGACCGAGGCGCGCAGCACGAGGTCGGGCGGCAGGGACAGCAGGTCCGGCAGGGGCCGGCCGTCTTCCAGATGGTCGATCAGAAGCTCCGCCGCGCGGGCGCCCAGCAGGTCCGCCGACTGGCGGATGGTGGACAGCGGCGGGGTGAGATAGGCGGCCAGTTCGATGTCGTCATAGCCCAGAACCGACAGCCGGCCGGGAACCGGCAGCCCGCGCTCGGCGGCGGCGCGCAGCACGCCGGCCGCCATCAGGTCGTTGAAGGCGAAGACCGCCTCCGGCGCCTGTCCGGCGTCGAGCAGGGCGGCCGCGGCGGCATAGCCGCCGGCGATGGTCAGGTCGGCCTCGCGCAGCAGCGCGGGATCAAGCGTCAGCCCGGCCCGGCCCAACTCCTCGACGAAGCCGGCCAGCCGGGCGCGGGAACGCGGATGGCGCCCCGGCCCGGTGACGCAGGCGATGCGGCGGAATCCGCGCTCCGCCAGCAGCCGGGCGGCCAGCCGCCCGCCCATCACCGAATCGTCGGTCACCGCGCAGGCGCCCGGACGCGGATCGGTGTCGAGCAGCAGCAGCGGCAGGCCGGGCGCGCGGGCCTGGACATCGTCGAGAAAGCCGGGATCGGCGTTGCTGGTCATCACCGCCAACCCGTCGATCCGCCGGTTGTGCAGCGCCTCGAAGGCGCGGAGCTGCCTGCCCGGCACGTCGTCGGTGTTGCACAGGATCAGGCTGTAGCCGCGGTCGGAACTGACCGTCTCCAGCCCATGGATGACATGGGCGAAGAAGGGGTTGGAGCTGGCGGTGACGATCATCCCCAGCGTGCGGGTGCGGTTGCCCTTCAGCGCGCGGGCGATGCCGTTCGGCATGTAGCCCAGCCG
Encoded here:
- the ilvA gene encoding threonine ammonia-lyase, biosynthetic; amino-acid sequence: MHEYVRKILTARVYDVAIESPLDPMPRLSQRLNNKALLKREDLQPVFSFKLRGAYNKMVGLAPEQRERGVVCASAGNHAQGVALAAQKLGIKAVIVMPRTTPAIKVQAVKSRGGRVVLHGDLFDDAYLHARQIEAEKGLTFIHPYDDPDVIAGQGTVGMEILRQHPQPLDAIFVQIGGGGLAAGIAAYVKFLRPDVKVIGVEPDDAASMAKAIAAGDRVQLDQVGLFADGVAVRQVGTETFRLCRELLDEVITVNTDEICAAVKDIFEDTRAITEPSGAVGLAGLKKYAGRERLQGKGLVAIGSGANMNFDRLRHIAERAEIGERREALLAVTIPERPGAYRQFIQALGKRSITEFNYRYADEREAQIFVGVQLTEGDAEKRQIIELLQGLNCPVLDMSDNEMAKLHVRYMVGGRVRGLKDERLYRFQFPERPGALLKFLNGLAQDWNISLFHYRNHGADYGRVLAGIQVPEKDRARFRRCLDDLGYPCWDESDNPAYRLFLAEPQPR
- a CDS encoding LysR family transcriptional regulator; this encodes MKLDLTAAGSDRIALLETFVRIVESGSLSAAAALLGSTQPTVSRRLQLLERMLGVRLLQRSTHRMSLTEDGTRCYERAKDLLAGWQILESDVRGADDQPSGHLRVVAPHAFGQQQLIGPVVDYLRRYPGMTVEWLLHDRMPDFIAEGIDCAIRVGEVADPSVVALRVAEVPRIAVASPLMLDGRPPPRHPDELAELPWLALRTFYRDEVMLTHATTGETASFAIRPRLSTDGLQAIRNAALLGLGAAIGSQWALVEDLAAGRLVHLAPDWRAAALPVHLVYPPARHQPARLRRFIEVMRVAVPLAFRAVQES
- a CDS encoding MFS transporter, with the translated sequence MSSIQEAHEGPVVLAPARESGISRPLVFLLATGAGLAAAALYYSQPMLGVLGAEIGAADRTVGWVPTLTQLGYAFGLLLLAPLGDRFDRRRIILAKVAVLAAALLGAGIAPSIGGLLAASLVIGLSATLAQDIVPAAATLAPAEHRGRVVGTVMTGLLLGILLSRVVSGAIAEQFGWRAVFIAAAGSIALLGAALWRGLPRFAPTTDLGYGQLLGSLVTLFARHPGLRRAAVAQGLLSLGFSAFWSTLAVMLHANFQLGAAAAGAFGLAGAAGALAAPLAGGIADRHGPALVTRLGAGLAALSFAAMALSPLLPEGGRLWLLVASAIGFDLGVQASLIAHQTIIYAIDPPARSRLNAVLMVGMFIGMSAGATLGSQALAAWGWNGVVAVATAASAAALLLRLRTRIDR
- a CDS encoding GntR family transcriptional regulator, translated to MPQRDSASAQPSDRRLPAYLQLRDALAARVAHGEWGPDSALPSENQLTAETGLSVGTVRKAIQTLVDEGLLERRQGSGTYLRKRAFNASLFRFFAVQSADGAATIPPSRIIARAMAAAPPAVAVILGTADCIRLDRLRGQSGALLLSEEIWLPRARFEGIDGLDDSQFGPLLYPLYFERFGVFIASAVDDVSFAPASPDIAARLGLAAGAPTAVIERTAYTVDGGAVEWRIAQGPADRFRYRSRLG
- a CDS encoding amidohydrolase family protein, producing MTAQTPIRGIDTHAHIFRPDLPMAAGRRYSPAYAAELSNWFALQDGAGISHGVLIQPSFLGTDNGFIEAALGAFPERLRAIAVVDPAVAEAELDRLGALGFVGVRLNLVGRALEDYTAPPWRDFLRRLAARRWQVEIQRRFDDLAAFVPAIAASGVTVVIDHFGLPQGGIDPANPGHAAFLDVLRRTPAVWVKLSAPYRAGLTPDLAARSLDLLREACGGSHRFVWGSDWPHTQHEAETGYDAQMARLQALIPDRAERTRILTGNPAALFQFS
- a CDS encoding SLC13 family permease codes for the protein MSLVVVLAIALAVYLGYVTKINIGLFAIAFAYLIGCFGLGMKPGAVVDLWPLKIFFVIFSVCLFYSFALVNGTLEKLAEHMLYRCRGIPWVLPYAILVTATLIAAMGAGYYTVLAFMAPLTLILCRRTGLDMVLGAMGANYGALAGANFMSSQSGIIFRGLMTANGTSEADAFLYSAVIFAATLIIPFLVITVMLFLFGDHRSLNTAMADSARPEPLDGRQRKTLALTLAMMALVLLGPVLQLALPANATIAALNSKIDIGLIAGTFSVIALLLKLGDERKAIASVPWSTLIMICGMGMLISVAIKAGTIAVLAAWLGGSIPAWLLPVVFGVVAAIMSLFSSTLGVVTPTLFPLVPALAASLSVSPVLLFTAIVVGSQATSISPFSSGGSLVLGSAPDEETRGGLFTRLLFRAAPVGVVAAVLMNIVLTFVL
- a CDS encoding type ISP restriction/modification enzyme, with protein sequence MDSAVETYLRRMAEIRGTGAAAGETSYYGALETLLNEIGRTLKPRVMCNGQIRNQGAGHPDFGLYTQDQCAKGEPKKGQGETPERGVIEVKAASDDSWQTADGDQVSKYWKRYGLVLVTNYRQFIILGTGDRGQPAKLESFSLFDTEVAFWEATRKPRMVGPEQRTRFVEFLRRALLLKAPITTARDLAWLLASYAREALARVEAAELPALAILQTALEQALGMRFEGAKGHHFFRSTLVQTLFYGVFSAWVMWSRQQPPGSKALFDWKSAGWSLHVPMVRNLYDQVAQPSRLGPLGLTEVLNWTGDALARVDRPAFFSAFDAGQAVQYFYEPFLAAFDPELRKDLGVWYTPPEVVTYMVERVDRVLRGELGVKAGLADPRVHVLDPCCGTGSFVIAVLDKIRRNLAEGGAGALTALRLKEAATERVFGFEIMPAPFVIAHWQIGFFLAALGVPLDGATGERAAVYLTNALTGWEPPAEPKTRLLFPELEAERDAADHVKREVPILVILGNPPYNAFAGTSPPGEDGLVAPYKEGLAKVWGIRKFNLDDLYVRFLRLAERQIGERADEGVVCYITNHSYIGDPSYVVARQRLLTGFDRIWIDGLNGDSRETGKLTPDGKPDPSVFSTEFNREGIRAGTAVGLFVRTARHDPPKILYRDFWGTAKREELAASLDSTAFDAAYGVAVPEPGNRFSFRPVSGGADRENWASLVEFGSIQPLNGLMEKRGGALIDIDQAKLSARMRAYFDPGHDFDTLLSGGHPLCVDAARFEARTARPKILAAETYDPANVVRYMIRPFDDRFAYYCKTRPLWNEPRPKLWDQFNKKNAFIVSRPARVAEPEGIPIVYTSCLGDNDALRGHAYYMPIHIVSKSDGFLPEELKANLSERMKDYLVKIGFPASEIESVAGPLPWMHALAVVAAPKYLEENQGELQGNWPRVPLPSTRAGLEASAALGARLAALLDTETAVDGVDAFPLDPLYLPFGVISRAGGGVLRAADLAVTAGWGRADTNGVMPGRGRLTARAAYDPATEAAIRKALANAALPATLLDRLGPPVDVHLNEAAYWADVPTAVWDYRIGGYQVIKKWLSYRERSVLGRDLTMDELEYVTAMVRRLTAIILMEPALDANYRKAGSDAFAWTAAS